In the genome of Patescibacteria group bacterium, one region contains:
- a CDS encoding type Z 30S ribosomal protein S14: MAKTSVIARSQKPPKFSTRIVRRCFRCGRKRGYMREFDMCRICFRELANEGMIPGVKKSSW; the protein is encoded by the coding sequence ATGGCAAAGACATCCGTTATAGCACGATCACAAAAACCACCAAAATTTAGCACACGAATTGTTCGTCGATGTTTCCGTTGCGGACGAAAGCGCGGGTACATGAGAGAGTTTGATATGTGCCGAATCTGTTTCCGTGAATTGGCAAACGAAGGAATGATTCCAGGCGTTAAGAAATCATCTTGGTAA
- the rplV gene encoding 50S ribosomal protein L22, whose protein sequence is MAKVTAKLSNYRQSTRKVRIVANLVRGKKATAAVTELNFLAKRAGDPLAKLIESALANAKNLNIDKENLIVKEIRVDQGVTLHRSMPRARGRAFPIKKRSAHVMLTLEEAAPKASKKKSK, encoded by the coding sequence ATGGCCAAGGTAACCGCAAAACTTTCAAATTATCGACAGTCAACCCGTAAGGTCCGCATCGTTGCAAACCTTGTCCGTGGTAAAAAAGCTACAGCAGCTGTAACTGAGCTCAATTTTCTTGCGAAACGTGCAGGGGATCCTCTTGCAAAGCTTATTGAGTCTGCTCTTGCAAATGCTAAGAATCTTAATATCGACAAGGAAAACCTTATTGTTAAGGAGATTCGAGTTGATCAGGGAGTAACTCTTCATCGATCAATGCCACGAGCACGAGGACGAGCATTTCCAATTAAGAAGCGATCAGCGCACGTAATGCTTACTCTAGAAGAGGCAGCACCAAAAGCATCTAAGAAGAAATCTAAATAA
- the rplP gene encoding 50S ribosomal protein L16, with the protein MQFFPKKVLHRKWHVMRRNPSRVKMDTRGNKLSFGSFGIKAVSEQRVKSNQIEAARKVISRSLGKTGKIWVRIFPDMPYTQKPAEVKMGKGKGDPVGYQVQVWPGRVLFEVDGIDEKTAREALRKAGTKLPLKTKVVSREG; encoded by the coding sequence ATGCAATTTTTCCCTAAAAAAGTACTACATAGAAAATGGCACGTAATGCGCCGAAATCCAAGTCGAGTAAAGATGGATACACGAGGCAATAAGCTTTCATTCGGATCATTTGGTATCAAAGCTGTTTCAGAACAGCGAGTAAAATCAAATCAGATTGAAGCTGCTCGAAAGGTGATCTCTCGATCACTTGGAAAGACTGGGAAGATTTGGGTTCGAATTTTCCCAGATATGCCATATACCCAGAAGCCTGCTGAAGTGAAGATGGGTAAGGGTAAAGGAGACCCAGTAGGATATCAGGTGCAAGTATGGCCTGGACGAGTACTCTTTGAAGTCGATGGTATCGATGAAAAGACAGCTCGAGAAGCTCTACGAAAGGCAGGAACAAAACTTCCTCTTAAAACAAAGGTAGTAAGTCGAGAAGGATAG
- a CDS encoding nucleoside monophosphate kinase: protein MTPQTFLFFGRSGSGKGTQAKLLIDYLKKKTPETQVEYIETGSKLREFSNEVGLTAKMTSDIMKVGGLLPSFIPIWIWTNYFVRYMDGSEHLILDGLSRRAYEAPILDDALKFYKREKPFVLLIDVPRDWAKDHLLHRGRSDDTQKDIDSRLDWYDSNVLPTVEYFKNNEYYTFITINGNQSIEDVHKQILEKTGM from the coding sequence ATGACACCCCAAACATTTTTATTTTTTGGCCGATCAGGATCTGGAAAGGGAACACAGGCTAAACTTCTTATAGATTATTTAAAAAAGAAAACACCAGAAACTCAAGTAGAATATATAGAAACTGGAAGTAAACTCCGAGAATTTTCAAACGAAGTAGGCCTAACTGCAAAGATGACATCTGATATTATGAAAGTGGGGGGACTTCTACCTTCATTCATTCCAATCTGGATTTGGACTAACTACTTTGTGCGCTATATGGATGGATCAGAACATCTCATTCTCGATGGTCTTTCACGACGGGCGTATGAAGCACCTATTCTTGATGATGCCCTTAAGTTTTATAAGCGTGAAAAACCTTTTGTGCTTCTCATTGATGTGCCTCGAGACTGGGCAAAGGATCACTTATTACATCGAGGACGATCAGACGACACACAGAAAGATATTGATTCACGACTTGATTGGTATGACTCAAATGTATTACCAACAGTAGAGTACTTCAAAAACAATGAGTATTATACGTTTATTACTATTAATGGTAATCAGAGTATTGAAGACGTGCATAAACAGATCCTAGAAAAAACTGGGATGTAA
- the rpsC gene encoding 30S ribosomal protein S3, which yields MSHTVHPYSHRLGILRDWKSRWFGTDKKFRDFLKCDVLLREYLVKKLRGMYVSGIEIERNEKALRVIIKTSRPGMIIGRSGENSVKLKNDIQNFIKKLKVSITQELKVDIEEIKSPESNAAIVGMMVAESLEKRLPFRRVLKQTVEKVMANREVQGVRVALGGRLGGAEMARYEELKRGRIPLQTLRADIDFAREKAHMTYGDIGIKVWIYKGDIFKK from the coding sequence ATGTCACACACCGTACATCCATATTCACATCGTTTAGGAATCTTGAGAGACTGGAAGTCTCGCTGGTTTGGAACTGATAAAAAGTTCCGAGACTTTCTAAAATGCGACGTTCTTCTTCGAGAATATCTTGTGAAGAAGCTACGAGGGATGTATGTAAGTGGTATCGAAATTGAACGAAACGAGAAGGCACTCCGTGTCATTATCAAAACCTCACGACCTGGAATGATTATTGGTCGAAGTGGAGAAAACTCAGTAAAGCTTAAGAACGACATTCAGAACTTTATCAAGAAACTTAAAGTTTCTATCACACAGGAACTCAAAGTAGATATTGAAGAAATAAAGTCACCTGAATCAAATGCTGCCATTGTAGGTATGATGGTTGCAGAAAGCTTAGAGAAACGACTTCCATTCCGACGAGTACTCAAGCAGACTGTTGAGAAAGTTATGGCAAATCGAGAAGTTCAAGGAGTGCGAGTAGCACTAGGAGGACGACTTGGTGGAGCTGAAATGGCACGATATGAAGAACTAAAGCGAGGTCGAATTCCTTTGCAAACATTGCGAGCGGATATTGATTTTGCACGAGAAAAGGCTCACATGACATACGGTGATATTGGTATCAAAGTATGGATCTATAAGGGCGACATATTTAAGAAATAA
- the rpmC gene encoding 50S ribosomal protein L29, with product MSSFNKTSAQDLQKTLVEKRKALQSFRFNLSGSKTRNVKEGRGIKKEIAQILTALNARNA from the coding sequence ATGTCATCATTTAATAAAACAAGTGCACAAGATCTTCAGAAAACTCTCGTTGAGAAACGAAAGGCTCTTCAATCTTTTCGATTCAACCTTTCAGGTTCAAAGACTCGAAATGTAAAAGAAGGACGAGGAATAAAGAAAGAAATTGCACAAATTCTCACTGCTCTTAACGCGCGAAACGCATAA
- the rpsH gene encoding 30S ribosomal protein S8, producing the protein MDTISDLIIRIKNASDVEKETVSVPFSKLKLAIVDLLEKEGFVKNSTKRGKKVQKSLEIGLIYDQYGPRVKGVQRVSHLSKRMYGGVKDLKSVKQGHGVLVLTTPKGIMTDAEARKQKVGGELLFKIW; encoded by the coding sequence ATGGACACAATCTCAGATTTAATAATTCGAATAAAAAATGCAAGCGATGTAGAAAAGGAAACTGTTTCAGTTCCGTTCTCAAAGCTCAAACTCGCTATTGTAGATCTTCTTGAAAAAGAAGGATTTGTTAAAAATAGTACAAAGCGAGGAAAGAAAGTGCAGAAGTCACTTGAGATTGGTCTTATCTATGATCAGTATGGTCCTCGAGTAAAAGGGGTACAGCGAGTATCACATCTTTCAAAGCGAATGTATGGAGGTGTTAAAGATTTGAAATCTGTTAAGCAAGGACACGGAGTACTTGTACTCACAACTCCTAAGGGAATTATGACTGACGCTGAGGCTCGAAAGCAGAAGGTGGGAGGTGAGCTTCTCTTTAAAATCTGGTAA
- the rpsS gene encoding 30S ribosomal protein S19, with protein MARSLKKGPYVDEKLLKKIEGKKPQATGVIKTWARASQISPEMVGFIFGVHNGKDHIEVLVSEEMVGHRLGEFSPTKKFLRHGGKMQKELEQKKKESEIAAAQSAKAATADAGAKKK; from the coding sequence ATGGCACGATCACTCAAAAAAGGACCATACGTTGACGAAAAGCTTCTCAAGAAAATTGAGGGCAAAAAGCCACAGGCTACTGGGGTTATTAAGACCTGGGCACGTGCAAGTCAGATTTCACCAGAAATGGTAGGTTTTATCTTTGGCGTTCACAACGGTAAGGATCATATCGAAGTTTTGGTATCTGAAGAAATGGTGGGTCATCGTCTTGGTGAATTTTCTCCAACAAAGAAATTCCTACGACACGGAGGTAAGATGCAGAAGGAGCTTGAACAGAAAAAGAAGGAATCAGAAATTGCAGCAGCGCAATCTGCTAAGGCTGCAACAGCTGATGCCGGTGCTAAGAAAAAATAA
- the rplN gene encoding 50S ribosomal protein L14, whose translation MIQPRSIVKIADNTGAKIGRIFKVLGSSKKRYAEIGDIVVLSVQKAEPRKSVKKKDVLKAVVVRQKKAFRREDGSYIRFDENAVVIINQTKKEYGAVGTRVFGPVPRELSGKFQAVISLAPEVL comes from the coding sequence ATGATACAGCCCCGCTCAATAGTTAAAATAGCCGACAACACAGGTGCCAAGATTGGCCGAATTTTCAAAGTACTTGGATCTTCAAAAAAGCGCTATGCGGAAATTGGCGATATCGTGGTTCTTTCTGTGCAAAAGGCTGAACCTCGAAAGTCAGTTAAGAAGAAAGATGTATTAAAAGCTGTTGTTGTGCGACAGAAGAAAGCATTTCGACGAGAAGATGGTTCATACATCCGATTCGATGAAAACGCAGTTGTAATTATTAACCAGACCAAGAAAGAGTACGGTGCAGTAGGAACCCGAGTTTTCGGACCAGTGCCACGAGAACTTTCTGGAAAATTCCAAGCAGTAATTTCATTAGCACCTGAAGTGCTCTAA
- the rplE gene encoding 50S ribosomal protein L5 — protein sequence MKSVKEKNNTSFDALKGSFGYKNKMQSPRLVKVVVSSGIGSQKDKKKIELIADRLGKITGQKAAPRGAKQSISNFKSRQGDTVGYQMTLRGQRMFDFLDRFLNVALPRTRDFRGISARGIDDMGNYTVGIKEHTIFPETTDEDVKDVFGLAVTVVTTSDNKKETKAFLDFLGFPFKKAENDVKEAKEAKKKDKK from the coding sequence ATGAAGTCTGTTAAGGAAAAAAATAATACATCATTCGATGCCCTCAAGGGATCTTTCGGATACAAAAATAAGATGCAGTCACCACGATTGGTGAAGGTAGTTGTATCTTCAGGTATTGGTTCTCAGAAAGATAAAAAGAAGATTGAGCTTATTGCTGATCGACTAGGAAAAATTACAGGTCAGAAAGCTGCTCCACGAGGTGCGAAGCAATCAATTTCAAACTTTAAGAGCCGACAGGGAGATACCGTTGGGTATCAAATGACACTACGAGGACAGCGAATGTTTGATTTCCTCGATAGATTCTTAAATGTTGCGCTTCCTCGAACACGAGACTTCCGAGGAATTTCAGCACGGGGAATTGATGATATGGGTAATTATACCGTAGGAATCAAAGAGCATACTATCTTCCCAGAAACAACTGATGAAGATGTAAAGGATGTGTTTGGTTTGGCGGTTACTGTAGTAACCACATCAGACAATAAGAAGGAAACAAAGGCTTTTCTTGATTTCTTAGGTTTCCCATTCAAGAAGGCTGAGAACGACGTTAAGGAAGCAAAGGAAGCTAAGAAAAAAGACAAAAAATAG
- a CDS encoding 30S ribosomal protein S5, translated as MSEEQKQPNTPATPNTQAEFGTSSGVHNAQGARPPQRGPRRDGPTSAGGRPDFKKNPRRFAGRPEKQKPEYDQKIIDIRRVARVVAGGRRFSFSVALVIGDRKGKVGVGLGKAGDTALAIEKAMKSAKKKLVKIPMTKTMSIPYETTAKFSSSVVVLTPAPGRGIVAGSSVRSIIELAGLKDIGAKLRSGSKNRLNNARATIHALKSLTPHRKVIMAQQGRGAKVEAK; from the coding sequence ATGTCAGAAGAACAGAAACAACCTAATACACCCGCAACACCAAATACACAAGCAGAGTTTGGAACCTCTTCAGGTGTTCACAATGCTCAGGGTGCTCGACCTCCACAGCGAGGTCCTCGACGAGATGGACCTACTTCAGCAGGTGGACGACCAGATTTCAAAAAGAATCCTCGACGATTTGCAGGACGACCTGAAAAACAGAAGCCTGAATATGATCAGAAGATCATTGATATCCGACGAGTAGCCCGAGTGGTTGCTGGAGGACGACGATTTAGTTTCTCAGTAGCGCTCGTTATTGGAGACCGAAAAGGTAAAGTAGGAGTAGGACTTGGAAAAGCGGGGGATACAGCACTTGCTATTGAAAAGGCTATGAAGAGTGCAAAAAAGAAACTCGTAAAGATTCCTATGACAAAGACTATGTCTATTCCTTATGAGACTACCGCAAAGTTTTCTTCATCAGTTGTAGTTCTTACTCCAGCTCCTGGACGAGGAATTGTAGCAGGAAGTTCTGTTCGAAGTATTATCGAGCTTGCAGGACTTAAGGATATTGGAGCAAAGCTTCGCTCAGGTTCAAAGAACCGATTAAACAATGCCCGAGCAACTATTCATGCATTGAAGAGTCTTACCCCACATCGAAAAGTAATTATGGCTCAGCAGGGACGTGGAGCAAAGGTAGAAGCTAAATAA
- the rpsQ gene encoding 30S ribosomal protein S17: MTHEHTTKAKTLEGVVSSDKMKDTVVVVVERYVKHPKYQKFVQSRKKYKVHDEGNKAKVGDKVVIIGTRPISRHKSFRILEIKSAQQ, translated from the coding sequence ATGACACACGAACACACAACAAAAGCAAAGACACTTGAAGGAGTTGTTTCATCAGATAAGATGAAGGATACTGTCGTGGTTGTCGTAGAACGATATGTAAAGCACCCAAAGTACCAGAAATTCGTACAGTCACGAAAGAAGTATAAGGTGCACGACGAAGGCAATAAGGCAAAAGTAGGGGACAAAGTGGTTATTATTGGAACACGACCTATTTCACGACATAAGTCTTTCCGAATTTTAGAAATAAAGTCAGCGCAGCAATAG
- the secY gene encoding preprotein translocase subunit SecY, producing the protein MNSLWSKLRLIIGDKVLRRRIFITLGLLVVFRLLSVIPIPGIDTLRLNSLFAGNQLLGFLNIFSGGSLSNLSIVMLGVGPYITASIIMQLLTLMSPRLKTMYQEEGVAGRMKFAQYSRMLSIPLALIQGFAFLTLFERQGVIDTLTVFDMIRNLMIITGGSVFLMWLGERISEFGIGNGVSLLIFGGIIAALPLSVTQIAYQFDQSQLPVYIALLIAAVAMIYAIVVITEAERPIPVTYAKRVRGNKVYGGVSTYLPLRLNQAGVIPIIFAMSLLLLPQVIFRFLAQVDNATVQAASRWVDTTLQNQWVYASIYFILIFAFTYFYTAVTFDPQSLSTNLQKNGAFVPGVRPGQSTAVYMSRMLTRLTAFGALFLAIIAVVPLIVQGLVPSASSIAIGGTGLLIVVSVVIDLIKKTEAQVSMKEY; encoded by the coding sequence ATGAACTCACTCTGGTCAAAATTAAGATTAATTATAGGAGACAAGGTACTACGACGAAGGATTTTTATAACCCTTGGTCTTCTTGTCGTATTTAGATTACTTTCAGTTATTCCAATTCCTGGTATTGATACACTTCGATTAAACTCACTCTTTGCTGGAAACCAGCTTCTCGGATTCTTAAACATCTTCTCTGGAGGTAGTTTGTCAAACCTTTCAATTGTGATGCTTGGAGTTGGTCCTTACATTACTGCATCTATTATCATGCAGTTGTTGACCTTGATGTCTCCTCGATTGAAGACAATGTACCAAGAAGAAGGTGTTGCAGGACGAATGAAGTTTGCTCAGTACTCACGAATGCTTTCTATTCCGCTTGCACTTATCCAAGGTTTTGCATTCCTTACTCTTTTTGAACGACAGGGTGTTATCGATACATTGACCGTATTTGATATGATTCGAAACCTCATGATTATCACAGGAGGATCAGTATTCCTTATGTGGCTTGGAGAACGAATCAGTGAATTCGGTATTGGAAACGGAGTATCTCTCCTTATCTTCGGAGGTATCATTGCTGCATTGCCATTAAGTGTCACACAAATTGCATACCAGTTTGATCAGTCACAACTTCCTGTGTACATAGCACTTCTTATTGCTGCTGTAGCTATGATCTATGCGATTGTTGTTATCACTGAAGCAGAACGTCCAATTCCAGTAACCTATGCTAAGCGAGTGCGAGGTAATAAGGTATATGGAGGTGTTTCAACCTATCTTCCATTACGACTCAATCAGGCTGGGGTTATTCCAATTATCTTTGCGATGTCATTGCTGTTGTTGCCACAAGTAATCTTCCGATTCTTGGCTCAGGTAGACAATGCAACTGTTCAGGCCGCATCTCGATGGGTTGATACGACTCTTCAAAATCAGTGGGTATATGCAAGTATTTACTTTATTCTTATCTTTGCATTTACCTACTTCTACACAGCAGTAACCTTTGATCCTCAGAGTCTCTCAACCAATCTTCAGAAAAATGGTGCATTTGTTCCAGGAGTGCGACCAGGACAATCAACAGCGGTATACATGTCTCGAATGTTGACTCGTCTTACAGCTTTCGGAGCACTCTTCCTCGCAATCATTGCTGTGGTGCCCCTCATTGTTCAAGGTCTTGTACCAAGTGCTTCATCGATTGCAATTGGAGGTACGGGATTACTCATCGTTGTATCAGTAGTTATTGATCTCATCAAAAAGACCGAAGCTCAGGTATCAATGAAAGAATACTAA
- the rplX gene encoding 50S ribosomal protein L24: protein MQIKSGDNVIVLTGKDKGKSGKVVKAFPKEDKVLIEGVNIKKRHKRATRQGQKGQIVEMPHPIHVSNVKKADDAKPKKTTKKAKAETK from the coding sequence ATGCAGATCAAATCAGGAGATAATGTAATAGTGCTTACCGGTAAGGACAAAGGAAAGTCTGGAAAGGTAGTTAAGGCATTCCCAAAGGAAGACAAAGTTCTTATTGAGGGAGTAAATATCAAAAAGCGCCACAAGCGAGCAACTCGCCAAGGACAAAAAGGTCAAATTGTTGAAATGCCTCATCCAATTCATGTTTCAAACGTGAAAAAGGCTGATGATGCTAAGCCAAAGAAGACTACTAAGAAGGCTAAAGCTGAAACTAAATAA
- the rplR gene encoding 50S ribosomal protein L18, producing the protein MNKSTIKYEKRARRHGRIRAKISGTQEKPRISVYKSNKQVYAQIINDDLGTTLAAASTQKVAGKGMLEKAKAAGMELAKLALSKNISKVVFDRGGFIYTGQIKAFAEGAREGGLSF; encoded by the coding sequence ATGAATAAGAGCACTATTAAATACGAAAAAAGAGCACGACGACACGGACGTATCCGAGCGAAAATTTCTGGTACCCAGGAAAAACCTCGAATTTCAGTGTATAAGTCTAACAAGCAGGTATATGCTCAGATCATTAATGATGATCTAGGTACTACTCTTGCAGCAGCTTCAACTCAGAAGGTTGCTGGAAAGGGAATGCTTGAAAAAGCAAAGGCTGCAGGTATGGAACTTGCAAAGCTTGCTCTTAGCAAAAACATTTCAAAAGTAGTTTTTGATCGAGGAGGTTTTATTTACACTGGTCAGATTAAAGCGTTTGCTGAAGGAGCACGCGAAGGAGGACTTTCATTCTAA
- the rplF gene encoding 50S ribosomal protein L6, with protein MSRIGKKIIEIPEKTEVTVAGGKVTVKGPKGTLEKEFGSFVEVKVVDKTVVIEPKKSAPEAFWGTYASHITNMVKGVTEGFTKKLILEGIGYKADVKGTDLVMALGFSHPVKMAIPTTLKVTSDKGIVTVTGANKEEVGQFAAVVRAWKKPEPYKGKGFRYEDEVIRRKVGKKSA; from the coding sequence ATGTCACGAATCGGCAAAAAAATAATAGAAATTCCTGAAAAGACTGAAGTCACCGTAGCCGGTGGTAAAGTTACTGTAAAAGGACCAAAAGGAACACTTGAAAAAGAGTTTGGATCTTTTGTTGAAGTAAAAGTTGTAGATAAAACTGTGGTAATTGAACCAAAGAAATCTGCACCAGAGGCTTTTTGGGGAACATACGCTTCTCATATTACAAATATGGTAAAGGGTGTAACAGAAGGTTTTACTAAGAAACTTATCCTTGAAGGAATTGGATATAAAGCCGATGTAAAGGGAACTGATTTGGTGATGGCTCTTGGATTTTCTCATCCAGTAAAGATGGCAATCCCTACTACCTTGAAAGTAACCTCAGATAAAGGTATTGTAACTGTAACAGGTGCAAATAAAGAAGAAGTAGGACAATTTGCAGCAGTTGTTCGAGCTTGGAAGAAGCCAGAACCATATAAAGGTAAAGGGTTCCGATATGAAGATGAAGTTATTCGTCGAAAGGTAGGTAAGAAGTCTGCATAA
- the map gene encoding type I methionyl aminopeptidase, translating to MITIKSQKEIEILREGGKRLASILAEVVKEVKAGVSTDYLNTFAENLIKKGGDKSAFLNYKPKGADRPFPASLCVSVNDEVVHGIPNEKPKVLEEGDVVSLDLGLIHKKMFTDHAVTVAVGKPSKDVQKLITITKEGLMMGIKAAKPGKTTGDIGFAIESHANPHKLGIVEELAGHGVGYSVHEEPFVPNYGRPGEGVLLKPGMVLAIEPMFTLGTADIDFDDDGYTVRTSDGSMAAHFEHTIVITEDGAEILTTL from the coding sequence ATGATTACTATTAAGTCTCAAAAAGAAATAGAAATTTTACGAGAGGGAGGTAAGCGCCTTGCCTCTATTCTTGCTGAAGTTGTAAAAGAAGTAAAGGCTGGTGTATCAACAGATTATTTAAATACTTTTGCTGAGAATCTTATTAAAAAAGGTGGAGATAAATCTGCATTTTTAAACTACAAACCAAAAGGTGCCGACCGACCATTTCCTGCAAGTTTGTGTGTGTCAGTAAATGACGAAGTTGTGCACGGTATTCCAAATGAAAAGCCTAAAGTTTTGGAGGAGGGGGATGTAGTGAGCCTTGATCTTGGCTTGATTCATAAAAAGATGTTTACCGATCATGCAGTAACGGTTGCTGTAGGTAAACCTTCAAAAGATGTACAAAAGCTAATTACAATTACTAAGGAGGGCCTCATGATGGGCATCAAAGCCGCAAAACCGGGCAAGACGACAGGGGATATTGGTTTTGCTATTGAGTCACATGCCAACCCTCACAAACTCGGTATCGTAGAAGAATTGGCCGGACACGGTGTTGGTTATTCTGTACATGAAGAACCATTTGTTCCAAATTATGGACGCCCTGGAGAAGGAGTGCTTTTGAAACCAGGCATGGTGTTGGCTATTGAACCTATGTTTACGTTGGGAACAGCAGATATTGATTTCGACGATGATGGATATACAGTGCGAACATCTGATGGATCTATGGCAGCGCACTTTGAACATACTATTGTGATTACTGAAGATGGAGCTGAGATACTCACAACTTTGTAG
- a CDS encoding AAA family ATPase, with translation MIIEPDQHYYENGKYVWTPEKRAAAWEKCFTVLEQEATSGKFKKIVMLIGIPGAGKSTYTKAHDSESTIIFDGVFVNPKERERAITIAHSTGLPIEGVWLNTPLEICLERNAQRTDDRKVREDHVTMMYENLQKNKPRLEEGYTTFIEQ, from the coding sequence ATGATTATAGAACCAGATCAGCACTATTATGAAAATGGGAAATATGTGTGGACTCCTGAAAAAAGGGCTGCTGCGTGGGAAAAATGTTTTACTGTTTTAGAACAAGAAGCGACATCTGGAAAATTTAAAAAGATAGTGATGCTTATTGGCATTCCAGGAGCAGGGAAGAGTACCTACACTAAAGCTCATGATAGTGAGTCTACTATTATATTTGATGGAGTCTTTGTAAATCCGAAAGAACGGGAACGAGCTATTACTATTGCACATTCAACAGGCCTTCCGATTGAAGGGGTGTGGCTTAATACACCTTTAGAAATATGTTTGGAAAGAAATGCTCAAAGAACTGATGATAGAAAGGTACGGGAGGATCATGTAACTATGATGTATGAGAATTTACAGAAAAATAAGCCTCGTTTAGAAGAGGGATATACGACATTTATAGAGCAATAA
- the rplO gene encoding 50S ribosomal protein L15 gives MQIHQLKRKTENKKRMIVARGGKRGKTAGRGTKGQKARAGRKIRPEMRDIIKKIPKMRGRGKNSNVSIYERDTPVNIVAIEAAFANGDTVTQATLLEKGIISIRNGKMPTVKILGIGDLTKKLTFKDLAVSASVKAKIEKAGGNIS, from the coding sequence ATGCAGATTCATCAGTTAAAAAGAAAAACAGAAAATAAAAAGCGCATGATTGTTGCGCGAGGAGGTAAGCGTGGAAAAACAGCTGGCCGAGGTACAAAAGGTCAAAAAGCACGAGCAGGACGAAAGATTCGACCTGAAATGCGAGATATCATCAAGAAGATTCCTAAAATGCGAGGACGTGGTAAGAACAGCAACGTAAGTATTTACGAGCGAGATACTCCTGTAAATATCGTTGCTATTGAGGCAGCATTTGCAAACGGTGATACGGTAACTCAGGCTACACTTTTGGAAAAGGGGATTATTTCTATTCGAAATGGTAAAATGCCTACAGTAAAGATTCTCGGTATTGGAGATCTTACAAAGAAGCTCACTTTTAAAGATCTAGCAGTGTCTGCATCAGTAAAGGCAAAGATTGAAAAAGCTGGCGGAAACATTTCATGA